The following are encoded in a window of Kitasatospora sp. NBC_01250 genomic DNA:
- a CDS encoding agmatinase family protein produces MPQTPAQRVEIDRSAAPGREPGPIDIRRYYAHPAYSGIATFMGVPLCLNQEDLRAGNVDVAVLGIPLDSSVGHRGASYGPRMIRADERYVFNTPEAVINASTRINPFDVLKVVDYGDAAVDPFSTPDSIGPIRSLVREIAEVGAVPVLLGGDHSLLWPSVGALADVYGPEKIGVIHFDAHPDCHDSQFGHQVTHSTPIRRIIEDEGIPAGNVVQVGLRTITGPDNQLFHWMRRQGMKSHFMAEIEQIGFTAVLEKAIAEVQQNAEFVYLSLDIDVLDPAFAPGTGTPEPGGLTTRELFPAFRRICHETKVIGMDVVEVAPHLDHGYSTTMNARRAIFEGLTGLAMNRLKIAGPNYLNPIVSGQVKFPMG; encoded by the coding sequence ATGCCTCAGACGCCCGCGCAGCGCGTGGAGATCGACCGGTCGGCGGCGCCCGGCCGGGAGCCCGGGCCGATCGACATCCGCCGCTACTACGCGCACCCCGCGTACTCGGGCATCGCGACCTTCATGGGCGTGCCGCTCTGCCTCAACCAGGAGGACCTGCGGGCCGGGAACGTCGACGTGGCCGTGCTCGGCATCCCGCTGGACTCCTCGGTCGGCCACCGCGGCGCCTCCTACGGCCCGCGGATGATCCGCGCCGACGAGCGCTACGTCTTCAACACCCCCGAAGCCGTGATCAACGCCAGCACCCGGATCAACCCGTTCGACGTGCTCAAGGTGGTGGACTACGGCGACGCCGCCGTGGACCCGTTCAGCACGCCCGACTCGATCGGCCCGATCCGGTCGCTGGTGCGGGAGATCGCGGAGGTCGGCGCGGTGCCGGTGCTCCTGGGCGGCGACCACTCGCTGCTGTGGCCGAGCGTCGGCGCGCTGGCCGACGTGTACGGCCCGGAGAAGATCGGCGTGATCCACTTCGACGCCCACCCCGACTGCCACGACAGCCAGTTCGGCCACCAGGTGACCCACAGCACCCCGATCCGGCGGATCATCGAGGACGAGGGGATCCCGGCGGGCAACGTGGTCCAGGTCGGGCTGCGCACCATCACCGGCCCCGACAACCAGCTCTTCCACTGGATGCGCCGGCAGGGCATGAAGTCGCACTTCATGGCCGAGATCGAGCAGATCGGCTTCACCGCGGTGCTGGAGAAGGCGATCGCCGAGGTCCAGCAGAACGCCGAGTTCGTCTACCTCTCCCTCGACATCGACGTGCTCGACCCGGCCTTCGCCCCCGGCACCGGCACCCCCGAGCCGGGCGGCCTGACCACCCGTGAACTGTTCCCGGCCTTCCGCCGGATCTGCCACGAGACCAAGGTCATCGGGATGGACGTGGTCGAGGTCGCCCCCCACCTGGACCACGGCTACTCCACCACCATGAACGCCCGCCGCGCCATCTTCGAGGGCCTGACCGGCCTGGCGATGAA